One Sparus aurata unplaced genomic scaffold, fSpaAur1.1, whole genome shotgun sequence genomic window carries:
- the LOC115577866 gene encoding complement C1q-like protein 2 isoform X4 encodes MDKFKQQLKAQTAELISIKARTNVTENQVEALKRDGEAQTAGLISIKARTDVTENQVEALKRDGEAQTAELISIKARTDVTENQVEALKRDGEAQTAELISIKARTNVTENQVEALKRDGEVKQVAFSASLLASGSGVIGPFNTQTPLVFRHIITNIGNGYNLNTGFFTAPVNGAYHFEFYVAGSGHNSHPSAAVLVKNGGNVCTAYDHRPSNFGSAAHGVLLLLEVGDVVSLRLWTNSRMYDDPNHYSTFSGYLLFTM; translated from the exons ATGGACAAGTTTAAGCAACAACTTAAAG cacaaacagcagagctgatCTCCATTAAAGCCAGGACTAATGTCACAGAAAACCAGGTGGAGGCtctaaagagagatggagaag CACAAACAGCAGGGCTGATCTCCATTAAAGCCAGGACTGATGTCACAGAAAACCAGGTGGAGGCtctaaagagagatggagaag cacaaacagcagagctgatCTCCATTAAAGCCAGGACTGATGTCACAGAAAACCAGGTGGAGGCtctaaagagagatggagaag cacaaacagcagagctgatCTCCATTAAAGCCAGGACTAATGTCACAGAAAACCAGGTGGAGGCtctaaagagagatggagaag tcaaacaggtgGCTTTCTCAGCTTCACTGTTGGCTTCAGGCTCTGGAGTTATTGGACCATTTAACACACAGACTCCTCTGGTCTTCAGACACATCATCACTAACATTGGAAACGGCTACAACCTAAACACAG GtttttttactgcaccagtgAATGGGGCTTACCACTTTGAGTTCTACGTAGCCGGATCTGGACATAATTCTCATCCTTCTGCTGCTGTGCTGGTCAAGAATGGAGGCAATGTTTGTACTGCATATGATCATCGGCCATCCAATTTTGGGAGCGCTGCTCACGGTGTCCTGCTGCTTCTAGAGGTTGGAGATGTTGTGTCTTTGCGTCTGTGGACGAACTCAAGGATGTATGATGATCCAAATCACTATAGCACCTTCAGTGGTTATCTGCTTTTCACCATGTGA
- the LOC115577869 gene encoding DCC-interacting protein 13-alpha-like, which translates to MEVKTAESADVISETMRQILAARAIHNIFRMTESHLLVTCDCLKLIDPQTQVTRLRFPLSTVLQCSSHQDNKRLFGFVLQPAGGRGDSRLVCYIFESNNDGEKICDSIGLAKQIAFHSEMDRKADEKKKEQDKAKEKQQEELSKQRQIEKDLEEQSRLIAASSRPANPPGSDGQFLVLSNSQSEDSDAGEEGKKKGESEA; encoded by the exons ATGGAGGTGAAAACTGCTGAGTCAGCAGACGTCATCTCAGAGACCATGAGGCAGATCCTGGCAGCCAGAGCCATCCACAACATCTTCAGGATGACCGAATCACACCTGCTGGTCACCTGTGACTGCCTCAA gctCATTGATCCTCAGACACAAGTCACCCGACTCAGG ttCCCCCTCTCCACCGTGCTTCAGTGTTCGTCTCATCAGGACAACAAGAGGCTGTTTGGTTTCGTTCTGCAGCCAGCAGGCGGGCGGGGTGACAGCCGACTCGTCTGCTACATCTTTGAGTCCAACAACGACGGAGAGAAG ATCTGTGACAGCATCGGTCTGGCCAAGCAGATTGCCTTCCACTCTGAGATG gACCGTAAGGCCgacgagaagaagaaggagcaggaCAAGGccaaagagaagcagcaggaaGAACTCAGCAaacagagacagatagagaaG GATCTCGAGGAGCAGAGTCGCTTGATTGCTGCCTCGAGTCGCCCCGCCAACCCGCCTGGCTCTGACGGACAATTCCTTGTGCTTAGCAACAGCCAATCGGAAGACAGCGATGCcggggaggaggggaagaagaagggCGAGTCTGAAGCCTAG
- the LOC115577871 gene encoding ADP-ribosylation factor 4-like, translating to MGVIISQIFSRFASKTPVRILMVGLDAAGKTTLLYRLKLAKVVTTIPTIGFNVETVEYKNISFTVWDVGAQNIIRPLSRHYYNTTQGLIFVVDSNDPERIKEAADELHMMLEEDELRGVALLVFANKQDLPRAMSVSDITEALCLSGVSQPWFVQASCAVSGTGLAEGLDWLSDQIMKSS from the exons ATGGGCGTCATCATCTCACAGATCTTCTCCAGGTTCGCCTCCAAGACACCGGTCAGGATTTTAATGG tcGGCCTGGATGCAGCAGGTAAAACCACTCTGCtgtacagactgaagctggCCAAGGTCGTCACCACCATCCCAACTATTG GATTTAATGTGGAGACTGTGGAATACAAGAACATCAGTTTTACAGTTTGGGATGTTGGCGCTCAGAATATCATCCGACCTCTGTCGAGACATTACTACAATACCACACAG gGGCTGATATTTGTGGTCGACAGCAACGACCCCGAGAGGATCAAAGAAGCTGCTGACGAGCTGCACATGATG cTAGAGGAGGACGAGCTGAGGGGCGTGGCCTTACTGGTATTTGCGAACAAACAAGATTTGCCCAGAGCCATGTctgtcagtgacatcacagaggcCCTGTGCCTATCAGGAGTTTCACAGCCG TGGTTTGTCCAGGCGTCCTGTGCCGTCAGCGGTACGGGTCTGGCCGAGGGTCTGGACTGGCTCTCTGACCAGATCATGAAAAGCAGTTGA
- the LOC115577866 gene encoding uncharacterized protein LOC115577866 isoform X2: MEMTMCFPLLLLICSLCMAQLQPESDNHIIPLGDQTEAERREPTNAADQQQRCTQDIHAVLREMSALLAEQRLEIRILQRENEVQGAKLRVLELQKTETDKQLQAQTAELISIKARTDVTENQVEALKRDGEAQTAELISIKARTNVTENQVEALKRDGEVKQVAFSASLLASGSGVIGPFNTQTPLVFRHIITNIGNGYNLNTGFFTAPVNGAYHFEFYVAGSGHNSHPSAAVLVKNGGNVCTAYDHRPSNFGSAAHGVLLLLEVGDVVSLRLWTNSRMYDDPNHYSTFSGYLLFTM, encoded by the exons ATGGAGATGacaatgtgttttcctctgttgctgctgatctgctctctctgcatGGCTCAGCTTCAACCAGAGTCTGACAACCACATTATTCCACTTGGAGATCAAACtgaagctgagagaagagaaCCAACAAATGCTGCTGACCAACAACAGAGATGTACACAAGACATCCATGCTGTGCTAAGAGAGATGAGCGCCTTGTTGGCTGAACAGAGGCTGGAGATAAGGATCctacagagagagaatgaag TGCAAGGAGCCAAACTGAGAGTACTGGAGTTACAGAAGACTGAAACGGACAAACAACTTCAAG cacaaacagcagagctgatCTCCATTAAAGCCAGGACTGATGTCACAGAAAACCAGGTGGAGGCtctaaagagagatggagaag cacaaacagcagagctgatCTCCATTAAAGCCAGGACTAATGTCACAGAAAACCAGGTGGAGGCtctaaagagagatggagaag tcaaacaggtgGCTTTCTCAGCTTCACTGTTGGCTTCAGGCTCTGGAGTTATTGGACCATTTAACACACAGACTCCTCTGGTCTTCAGACACATCATCACTAACATTGGAAACGGCTACAACCTAAACACAG GtttttttactgcaccagtgAATGGGGCTTACCACTTTGAGTTCTACGTAGCCGGATCTGGACATAATTCTCATCCTTCTGCTGCTGTGCTGGTCAAGAATGGAGGCAATGTTTGTACTGCATATGATCATCGGCCATCCAATTTTGGGAGCGCTGCTCACGGTGTCCTGCTGCTTCTAGAGGTTGGAGATGTTGTGTCTTTGCGTCTGTGGACGAACTCAAGGATGTATGATGATCCAAATCACTATAGCACCTTCAGTGGTTATCTGCTTTTCACCATGTGA
- the LOC115577870 gene encoding ADP-ribosylation factor 4-like, with protein MGVIISQIFSRFASKTPVRILMVGLDAAGKTTLLYRLKLAEVVTTIPTIGFNVETVEYKNISFTVWDVGGQNIIRPLWRHYYTNTQGLIFVVDSNDPERIKEAADELHRMLEEDELRGVALLVFANKQDLPRAMSVSDITEALCLSGVSQPWFVQASCAVSGTGLAEGLDWLSNQIMKSS; from the exons ATGGGCGTCATCATCTCACAGATCTTCTCCAGGTTCGCCTCCAAGACACCGGTCAGGATTTTAATGG tcGGCCTGGATGCAGCAGGTAAAACCACTCTGCtgtacagactgaagctggCCGAGGTCGTCACCACCATCCCAACTATTG GATTTAATGTGGAGACTGTGGAATACAAGAACATCAGTTTTACAGTTTGGGATGTTGGCGGTCAGAATATCATCCGACCTCTGTGGAGACATTACTACACTAACACACAG gGGCTGATATTTGTGGTCGACAGCAACGACCCCGAGAGGATCAAAGAAGCTGCTGACGAGCTGCACAGGATG cTAGAGGAGGACGAGCTGAGGGGCGTGGCCTTACTGGTATTTGCGAACAAACAAGATTTGCCCAGAGCCATGTctgtcagtgacatcacagaggcCCTGTGCCTATCAGGAGTTTCACAGCCG TGGTTTGTCCAGGCGTCCTGTGCCGTCAGCGGTACGGGTCTGGCCGAGGGTCTAGACTGGCTCTCAAACCAGATCATGAAAAGCAGTTGA
- the LOC115577866 gene encoding complement C1q-like protein 2 isoform X3: MEMTMCFPLLLLICSLCTAQLQTESDNHIIPLGDQTGAERREPTNAADQQQRCTQDIHAVLREMSASLAEQRLEIRILQRENEVQAAKLNEQKTEVENQKTEQEKLKQQLQAQTAELISIKARTNVTENQVEALKRDGEVKQVAFSASLLASGSGVIGPFNTQTPLVFRHIITNIGNGYNLNTGFFTAPVNGAYHFEFYVAGSGHNSHPSAAVLVKNGGNVCTAYDHRPSNFGSAAHGVLLLLEVGDVVSLRLWTNSRMYDDPNHYSTFSGYLLFTM, encoded by the exons ATGGAGATGacaatgtgttttcctctgttgctgctgatctgctctctctgcacggctcagcttcaaacagagtctGACAACCACATTATTCCACTTGGAGATCAAACTGGAGCTGAGAGAAGAGAACCAACAAATGCTGCTGACCAACAACAGAGATGTACACAAGACATCCATGCTGTGCTGAGAGAGATGAGCGCCTCGTTGGCTGAACAGAGGCTGGAGATAAGGATcttacagagagagaatgaag TACAAGCAGCTAAACTGAATGAACAGAAGACTGAGGTGGAGAACCAAAAGACTGAGCAGGAGAAGCTAAAGCAACAACTTCAAG cacaaacagcagagctgatCTCCATTAAAGCCAGGACTAATGTCACAGAAAACCAGGTGGAGGCtctaaagagagatggagaag tcaaacaggtgGCTTTCTCAGCTTCACTGTTGGCTTCAGGCTCTGGAGTTATTGGACCATTTAACACACAGACTCCTCTGGTCTTCAGACACATCATCACTAACATTGGAAACGGCTACAACCTAAACACAG GtttttttactgcaccagtgAATGGGGCTTACCACTTTGAGTTCTACGTAGCCGGATCTGGACATAATTCTCATCCTTCTGCTGCTGTGCTGGTCAAGAATGGAGGCAATGTTTGTACTGCATATGATCATCGGCCATCCAATTTTGGGAGCGCTGCTCACGGTGTCCTGCTGCTTCTAGAGGTTGGAGATGTTGTGTCTTTGCGTCTGTGGACGAACTCAAGGATGTATGATGATCCAAATCACTATAGCACCTTCAGTGGTTATCTGCTTTTCACCATGTGA
- the LOC115577866 gene encoding uncharacterized protein LOC115577866 isoform X1 has protein sequence MEMTMCFPLLLLICSLCMAQLQPESDNHIIPLGDQTEAERREPTNAADQQQRCTQDIHAVLREMSALLAEQRLEIRILQRENEVQGAKLRVLELQKTETDKQLQAQTAGLISIKARTDVTENQVEALKRDGEAQTAELISIKARTDVTENQVEALKRDGEAQTAELISIKARTNVTENQVEALKRDGEVKQVAFSASLLASGSGVIGPFNTQTPLVFRHIITNIGNGYNLNTGFFTAPVNGAYHFEFYVAGSGHNSHPSAAVLVKNGGNVCTAYDHRPSNFGSAAHGVLLLLEVGDVVSLRLWTNSRMYDDPNHYSTFSGYLLFTM, from the exons ATGGAGATGacaatgtgttttcctctgttgctgctgatctgctctctctgcatGGCTCAGCTTCAACCAGAGTCTGACAACCACATTATTCCACTTGGAGATCAAACtgaagctgagagaagagaaCCAACAAATGCTGCTGACCAACAACAGAGATGTACACAAGACATCCATGCTGTGCTAAGAGAGATGAGCGCCTTGTTGGCTGAACAGAGGCTGGAGATAAGGATCctacagagagagaatgaag TGCAAGGAGCCAAACTGAGAGTACTGGAGTTACAGAAGACTGAAACGGACAAACAACTTCAAG CACAAACAGCAGGGCTGATCTCCATTAAAGCCAGGACTGATGTCACAGAAAACCAGGTGGAGGCtctaaagagagatggagaag cacaaacagcagagctgatCTCCATTAAAGCCAGGACTGATGTCACAGAAAACCAGGTGGAGGCtctaaagagagatggagaag cacaaacagcagagctgatCTCCATTAAAGCCAGGACTAATGTCACAGAAAACCAGGTGGAGGCtctaaagagagatggagaag tcaaacaggtgGCTTTCTCAGCTTCACTGTTGGCTTCAGGCTCTGGAGTTATTGGACCATTTAACACACAGACTCCTCTGGTCTTCAGACACATCATCACTAACATTGGAAACGGCTACAACCTAAACACAG GtttttttactgcaccagtgAATGGGGCTTACCACTTTGAGTTCTACGTAGCCGGATCTGGACATAATTCTCATCCTTCTGCTGCTGTGCTGGTCAAGAATGGAGGCAATGTTTGTACTGCATATGATCATCGGCCATCCAATTTTGGGAGCGCTGCTCACGGTGTCCTGCTGCTTCTAGAGGTTGGAGATGTTGTGTCTTTGCGTCTGTGGACGAACTCAAGGATGTATGATGATCCAAATCACTATAGCACCTTCAGTGGTTATCTGCTTTTCACCATGTGA